The genomic window AATATTACTACAAACATTATTCGGTGGATCTTGAGGGTCGAACGTTCCACATTCCCAACCAAAAAATGTATGCGCTAATGAAAAGTAATGCCCAATTTCATGCGCTAATGTTGTGCCTTTAGAGTTTACATAATTCATATCTGCCACGATGTAATCGCCATTTGGACTATAAAATGCTAAAACGCCAGGTTCTGAAGCATTTGCTTTACTGGCGACGAAAATATTGATTGCATTATGATTAGCAGATCCATTTGCAAGTGAAGACAAAGAAGCAGCACTTGTGGTGGCACTTGGGTCTGTATAAATATTAGTGTTGTTTGGACGCTTGATTTCTTTCAAATAAAAAACGATGTCTTGATCTGCATATAATTTATTTATAGCACACAAATTATCAAACACATTCTTTGTTGTCAATCTACCTGTTCCATCATTCTTTGCATAAAGGTGATATCTTACCGGAATATACCTTATTGCGCCGCTTCTCGGCGTGACTATTCCATTTGCAGCTTCTCTATTCTCCATCATTCTTTGCTTAATGATCATTTGATCTTCAATAGATGTACCGCAGGTGCCAATAATACCGGATTGAGTAAAGATTGAACCAGGAAGTAGAAAGCTCATTGCCAATACAACAAAAAGTCTTTCCAAAGAAATAATGATTGATTTTTTCATATTTGTAAATAAAGCTGCAAAATTAAGATTTATTTCCACTTCGATACTGTAGTTTTGTGGCGCAAAAAACAGGTTTTACTTAAATAACGTACAGAAATGAACAAAGTTACCGTAATCGGCGCTGGAAATGTTGGTGCAACAGTTGCAAATGTCCTCGCCCATAGAGATTTTATAAAGGAAATCGTCCTGGTGGACATTAAAAGTGAAATGGCCCAAGGGAAAGCTCTGGACACTTGCCAACAGGCTCCAATAGATTATTACTCTACAAGAGTTATCGGAACTGACAATTATGAGGCCACTAAAGATTCTGATATCATCGTTATTACCGCAGGTTTACCTAGAAAACCAGGCATGTCACGTGACGACTTAATTTCTACAAATGCTGGAATTGTGAACTCGGTGACCAAATCCTGTATGGCCTATAGCAAAAATCCTATCATTATTGTAGTTTCAAACCCTCTGGATGTCATGACTTATGCTGCACACCAAGTGAGTGGCTTGCCGGCAAACCGCATTATTGGTATGGCAGGTATACTGGATACTGCAAGATATAGAGCATTTCTGTCTGAAGCCTTAAATGTTTCTCCAAAAGATATCCAAGCTATCTTGATGGGAGGACATGGTGACAGCATGGTTCCACTTCCAAGATATACAACTGTTGCAGGGATTCCTGTAACAGAATTGATTGATTCTGCTAGACTAAATGAGATTGTAGAAAGAACAAAATATGGAGGTGGAGAATTGGTGAAATTGATGGGAACTTCTGCTTGGTATGCACCTGGAGCCGCTGCCGCACAAATGGTAGAGGCCATTCTCAAAGACGAAAACAGAATCTTCCCATGTTGCGTTAAATTATCGGGTCAATACGGCATTGATGGAGTATTTGTAGGCGTACCTGTGAAATTAGGTAGAAATGGAGTAGAACAAATTCTTGAAATTCCTCTTTCTCCAGACGAAAAAACTCTTCTAGACAAATCTGCTACAGAAGTTAGGTCAACGATGGATGTGTACGACAATCTCCCCAAAGCCTGATCGCTACAAATAGAGAATTTTAAACTCTTTTTGCTTAACTGAAATTCAATTGTAAAAGCAAAGACTTTGCCGGCAAACAAAATTGTCCTGCCAATGTTATGCAATTATGAAAGTGCCGCCAATAATATTCAGACAGATGAAAACTGATACCGGTTTTACAGTTTCTGAATTGTCAAAATCGAATCGTATCCTACTTGTTTTTTGAGGCATTTCGGCTGTATTTTCTGTAGAGAAGCACTGGACGATTTGAGTAAAATAAAAACTCAACTCGAACGCCAGAATCAAAATGTTGTCTTTGTACATATGGCATCGCCTGAAAAGGCAAGCCCATACTTCTCCAAATATAATCTGGACACGGCACACAAAATCGCTGATCAGGATTGTACTTTCTACCATGCTTTCGGTTTAATGAAAGGAACATTCAATCAACTTTTTGGATTTCACAGTTGGCTCAGAGGTATTGAAGCGGGAATTATCAGAGGACATGGCATGAGTGCCCAATTGGGTGATGGGTTCCAGATGCCCGGTGTTTTTGTCATCGAAAATGATGAAGTTGTAAGTCATTTTATTCACACAAAAGTTTCTGACAAACCAGATTACTTGTCTATGGTGTTGGATCGAACTACTGGTCCTTCGACTCCTATGGTAAAATGGAGGAGGATGTCTGCAAAATGATTTAAGATTTTCAAAATTTTTTTGACTTATAAAATCTATCTCCAAGGAGTGCGTTTAACGTGAATGAAGTACCTGTTTAAAGTATTAATCGTTGCATTTTTTTCCAAACTGAGTTCAGTTAATGGTCAAACTGCCATTTGGACTAAAGCAGATAGTTTATTATTCTATTCTGATGCAATGCTAACTTGCACGGTGCCTAAATTCCGGGAAGCTGCTGCTGAAAAATTCAAGCCTCTGCTTTTGGAATATTTAAATGCCGTAAAACCAAGTGACGATAATTTAAATTTTGAAAATCGAATTGCTGTCATTCAACCCTCCAACCAAGATTTTACACTTTACTCGTGGCAGTACCAATCCCAAGAAAATGAATGGAAATATGAAGCAGTCATCAGGTGGAGAACTGGAAGAATCACTGAACTAACCAGGGAGATCAGAGATTATAATCGCATACGAATGGAGGTTTTTGGAGAATCAAATTGGTATGGCGCCATGTATTATTTTATATTACCCATTCTTGAAAACACAAAAAATGAGTACACTCTTTTCGGTTTTGCTCAAGATCAACAAGATTATAAATACAAAATTATAGAAACAATCACTGTAGAGGATGAAAAATTGACATTTGGTAAACCCATATATCGAATTTCAGACGATCAAGGGGGAACTGACAAGTTTTTCAGACAAGTCATCCCCTATTCAAAAGAATCAAATTGTGTTGTTGAGTTCAATGAGGCAGAAAATGAAATACAATATGACCATATAGCCACTATAACAGACAACTTCACACCAGCCAACAAAATCCTTAAAATACCAGACGGTAGCTATGAAAGCTTGTCGTGGACGGGTACATTTTGGAAGCATGATCCGCACCTCAAAATCGAGCCATTGAATCAAGCACCACGCACCAAGCCGGTATTGGGTAATGATAATAAAGATATCCTGGGTAGGGATTTGAAAAAAAAATGAATTCTATTTCCTTTCCTTCCAAAAGCGGACACTGAAAATCATTTCTGTTCGCTCATCAACTCTCACTTCTTCTGAAATTAAATGTGGTATTACTGCAACTATTTTCTCTGAATCTTGAAGAATAACCGCATTCATTTTTTCATGCTGTGCCAATTTTTTGTTTGAAAAAATATCTTGTAGTTTTTTAGTGCCTATTGTCATACCAAACGGTTTCATGCGATCTCCCGACTCCCATTGACGCAAGACTAATCTCTCTGAGATTTTGGCCATGTCCCCATAGAGCATGTTTGTTTGAAATTTGCTTGTGTATTGTTTCAGGTGCTCTTTAGGAAAAATTTCTATTTCTAGATTCCAATTTGCGAATTTTAATTTTTGAGCTTCTAACTTAAAAGTTTCGGTTTGATTGAACTCCGAATTTAAATCAAGGAAAATCCAAATCCAGTCTCTATCTATTCTAATAAGTTTGTCATTCTTAACAGCAGTAAATTGGGCTCCGGTATGCGTGTTTTTATCCAAAATCAGATTTATTTGTTCATACCCGAAGCCTATTTCCAAAAAATACCTGCTGAGAAAGTACCTGTGGTCATAGCGTGATAATTTGAACACTTCTTTTCCTTCGTCCGATACATTTATTTTTCTCCATTGATCATATTGGTCATCTAATATTTCTGAAGCATCTTGGATCAAACATACACTTTTCACCACATTCATACTGAAATGAGGCAATCGATCTTCTATAGCAGGAATGATGGTATTCCGAAAAAAATTTCTCAAATACTCAGACTTTAGATTTGATTCGTCATGATTATAAAGAATGCCATGATTTTGTGCATAAGTTTCAATTAATTTTGGATCACAGCTTAAAAGAGGCCGGAGAATATTACCCTGTAATGCTGGTATTGATTTCAGCCCCAAAATTCCTGAACCTCTGCTCAGATTCATCAAAAAAGTCTCTACTAAGTCAGCACTGTGATGCGCAGTGATTATCCATTTACAGCTTTCTTTGGCAGCAATTTCTAAAAAAAACTGGTACCTGATTCTTCTAGCATTTTCCTGCAAGTTTCCAGGAACCAAATCCCCCGGTTCAATTGATTTTACGGCACATTCAATTTTGTGTGTTTCACACCAAGCTTTAACCAAAGCTTCGTCTTTATCAGAATCCAGACGTAAATGGTAATTAACATGAGCCACCATTATATGATATCCCAAATCAAACATCAGGTGGAGGAGTACCATAGAATCTCTTCCACCGCTCACACAAAGCAAAAGTTTGTCTTCTTGCTTGATAAAACCCTGATTTTGAATAATTTTGTGGAGTGAATTCATTGTTCAAATATCCGATATATTCATGAAAACTAAATTATTGCTACTTACATTAGTCGTTAGCTATGCTGCTTGCAAACATGATCCCAGATCCAATCAAACTACTGCCCCACCGGTTGTTCAAGACAACACAACGAAAGAGGAAGCTGTTCCATCAGTAAAAGTCGCATTTGCAAAAATAGACAATGATTTTCTCAATAGGGTTCGTGATCAAAAACCCGCACCAATGATTACAGACTCTATTTGGCATCATTACGTAGGTATATCTATCCGAATCAAAGACCCGTTAATCTATAAAGGTGATTGGATTGATTTACTTCCAGGAGGTGATTATAAATCCGGAAAGTACAGTCGTACTTTGGACCAAGGAAAATTTGTTTTTGATGAACTGAGCCAAAAACTTGAATTGAGATCATCCCAGCAAGACAGCTCATCTGAATGGAGGGTCAAAGTTGATCCTGATGCTATGCTGTTGATTGGAACAGAAAAATACCAAAACAATCCTTGGCAGATCAAACTAGTTCGCAAATACGCGATTCCTTCAGAGTCATCAGGCAATTAGTTCAATTCAACTTCTACTTGGGATTCATTAGTACTAATCACGTGGTGAGTTGAAATCAATATTGTGGAAGTAAAGGTTTGTTTTCGAGTATCTTCTCTACTTGTTTATTGAGTTCTTCAGTGAAGTAAGGCAGCACTTCCAAGGCCCCAAGATTTTCTTCTAATTGGCTGAGTCTGGATGCTCCTAATATTACAGTACTTACATTTGGATTTTGTGCGCACCATGCAATCGCAAAGGGAGCCAAACTGACACCCAGGCGATCTGCGAGTGTTTTCAAACGTTCAACCTTGGACATTTGATCGTTAACAAGCGTTTTTTCACGAAGCCAGCTGAGTTCCGGTCTTGCAAGTCTAGAATCTTGAGGAACCTCATTCAAGTACCTGCCAGACAACAATCCACTAGCCAAAGGGGACCAAATCGTGGTTCCCAGCCCAACCGTTTTATAAACTTGCAAGTAATCTGCTTCCACTTTTTGCCTACAAAACATATTATATTGGACTTGATCCATTGTAGGGGCGATCAATCTGAGTTCTCGAGC from Saprospiraceae bacterium includes these protein-coding regions:
- the mdh gene encoding malate dehydrogenase, with the protein product MNKVTVIGAGNVGATVANVLAHRDFIKEIVLVDIKSEMAQGKALDTCQQAPIDYYSTRVIGTDNYEATKDSDIIVITAGLPRKPGMSRDDLISTNAGIVNSVTKSCMAYSKNPIIIVVSNPLDVMTYAAHQVSGLPANRIIGMAGILDTARYRAFLSEALNVSPKDIQAILMGGHGDSMVPLPRYTTVAGIPVTELIDSARLNEIVERTKYGGGELVKLMGTSAWYAPGAAAAQMVEAILKDENRIFPCCVKLSGQYGIDGVFVGVPVKLGRNGVEQILEIPLSPDEKTLLDKSATEVRSTMDVYDNLPKA
- a CDS encoding redoxin domain-containing protein; translated protein: MRHFGCIFCREALDDLSKIKTQLERQNQNVVFVHMASPEKASPYFSKYNLDTAHKIADQDCTFYHAFGLMKGTFNQLFGFHSWLRGIEAGIIRGHGMSAQLGDGFQMPGVFVIENDEVVSHFIHTKVSDKPDYLSMVLDRTTGPSTPMVKWRRMSAK
- the tilS gene encoding tRNA lysidine(34) synthetase TilS, which produces MNSLHKIIQNQGFIKQEDKLLLCVSGGRDSMVLLHLMFDLGYHIMVAHVNYHLRLDSDKDEALVKAWCETHKIECAVKSIEPGDLVPGNLQENARRIRYQFFLEIAAKESCKWIITAHHSADLVETFLMNLSRGSGILGLKSIPALQGNILRPLLSCDPKLIETYAQNHGILYNHDESNLKSEYLRNFFRNTIIPAIEDRLPHFSMNVVKSVCLIQDASEILDDQYDQWRKINVSDEGKEVFKLSRYDHRYFLSRYFLEIGFGYEQINLILDKNTHTGAQFTAVKNDKLIRIDRDWIWIFLDLNSEFNQTETFKLEAQKLKFANWNLEIEIFPKEHLKQYTSKFQTNMLYGDMAKISERLVLRQWESGDRMKPFGMTIGTKKLQDIFSNKKLAQHEKMNAVILQDSEKIVAVIPHLISEEVRVDERTEMIFSVRFWKERK